One region of Anoplopoma fimbria isolate UVic2021 breed Golden Eagle Sablefish chromosome 10, Afim_UVic_2022, whole genome shotgun sequence genomic DNA includes:
- the LOC129097122 gene encoding gonadotropin-releasing hormone II receptor-like, which yields MTGNMSLWVSGPAFSLLNSSAPASPPPWKAPSFTAAASCRVAATLVLFVFAAGSNLSVLISVCWGRGYRLAAHLRPLIASLASADLVMTFVVMPLDAIWNITVQWYAGDIMCKLLCFLKLFAMHSAAFILVVVSLDRYRAILHPLDSLDAGLRNRRMLLVAWTLSLLLASPQLFIFRAIKADGVDFTQCVTHGSFRYLWQKTAYNMFNFVTLYVFPLLVMTFCYTRILTKINGQMHKGKEGEHCLRRNGTDMIPKARMKTLKMTIVIVSSFVICWTPYYLLGIWYWFQPAIIQHTPEYVHHILFVFGNLNTCCDPVIYSFYTPSFRADLADVVACCRGRQINNASPSSVDRLSGRRAGAAVEMESDLSSNQHSGNPS from the exons ATGACAGGCAACATGTCTCTGTGGGTGTCCGGACCTGCCTTCTCCCTGCTGAACTCGTCGGCTCCAGCCTCCCCTCCGCCCTGGAAGGCTCCATCCTTCACAGCGGCTGCCAGCTGCCGTGTAGCAGCCACCCTGGTGCTGTTTGTCTTTGCCGCTGGCAGTAACCTGTCGGTCCTGATCAGTGTCTGCTGGGGGCGGGGTTATCGCCTGGCAGCACACCTCCGCCCACTCATTGCCAGTTTGGCATCAGCTGATCTGGTGATGACCTTTGTGGTGATGCCACTGGATGCCATTTGGAATATTACAGTGCAGTGGTACGCTGGGGATATCATGTGTAAGCTACTGTGTTTCCTCAAGCTCTTTGCCATGCACTCAGCAGCATTCATACTGGTGGTAGTAAGTCTGGACCGCTATCGGGCCATCCTTCATCCTCTGGATTCTCTCGATGCCGGGCTCAGGAACAGACGCATGCTGCTGGTGGCCTGGACTCTGAGCCTGCTGCTGGCATCTCCACAG ctgTTCATCTTTCGGGCCATTAAAGCTGATGGAGTGGACTTCACTCAGTGTGTCACCCACGGAAGTTTCCGGTATCTCTGGCAGAAGACGGCATACAACATGTTTAACTTTGTGACCCTGTATGTCTTCCCCCTACTTGTCATGACTTTCTGCTACACCCGCATCCTCACCAAGATCAATGGGCAAATGCACAAGGGAAAAG aAGGTGAGCACTGCCTGAGACGCAATGGAACAGACATGATACCCAAAGCCCGGATGAAGACCCTCAAGATGACCATTGTGATTGTAAGCTCCTTTGTCATCTGTTGGACTCCCTACTACCTATTGGGGATCTGGTACTGGTTCCAACCAGCCATTATCCAGCACACACCTGAGTATGTGCACCACATACTGTTTGTCTTTGGCAACCTGAACACATGCTGTGACCCGGTCATCTACAGCTTCTACACGCCATCTTTCCGGGCCGACCTCGCTGACGTGGTTGCGTGCTGCCGTGGTCGCCAAATCAATAATGCCTCACCTAGCTCTGTGGATCGCCTGTCTGGTCGAAgagctggagctgctgtggAGATGGAGTCTGATCTGAGCTCAAACCAGCACAGTGGGAACCCTAGTTAA